The Tessaracoccus timonensis sequence GTTCTCGATGATGTCACCCGTGTGCGCCGCGTAGGCGATCTTGCGCTCGTCGGCGTTGTCGATGATCCACTTGATGGTGTCTTCGTACGCGTCACGCCAGAGCTTGCGCTCGGCCTCCGGGTGCAGATCCTTGTTGTCGTCACGGTAGTCACCAGCCGCACCTTCCGAGAGATACTGCGTGTCGGTGAAGTGCGCGATGGAGAAGTCGTAGCTATCCCGGTCCTGGAACTTACGGTCGACACTCTTGTTCATGTCGTCGGCAAACGGATCCGTGGCGGCCACCATCGCGCTCACGACGCCCGCCTTCACGTGGTCTGCACGCACGGAGCCACGCAGCGCCGTCTGACGATTCACGTTGCCACGCTGAGCAGCGAGCTCGTCCCACGCGTTCGACTTGTGATTCCACACCAGCAGGGTTGCGGTGCGCTGCGGGTCGACATCGCCCACCCACTGCACGAGGGAGCCCTCAGTAAACTCGCCGACCTTCACGTCGAAACGCTGCCAGCTGGTGTTCTTCGCAGCCGGACTGCGGTCAGACTTGTCGTCGGTGTTCGCCACATCGGTGAGGTTCACCTTGCTCTCCGACTTCGGGTTTAGCTCCGTCGGAATCTCCACGCTCGTGCCCTCAAACCCAGCGGAAGGCTGGTTGGCCTTGGCCAGGTGGAAGGTGGTCTCGTACTCGGCGTCGCCCTCGTCGTGCACGGTGGCCGACAGCTGCTTCTTGGGCTTGCCGTCGTCGGCGGCCTTGGTGGACACATGGCCGCCGGGGATCGCTGCGCTGGTGAAGGTCACCGTCGACTCGGACTCGATGCCAAGCCGGTCTTTCGCCTTCACGGCGAGGGTGTGCTCGCCTTCCTTGAAGCCGGCGCCAATCTTGTCACCTGCCTTGACGGGGGTTCCGTCGAGGGTGATCTGCGTCGCGGATTCGTCGACGCCCACAACGTCTTCAAGCTCAATGGCGAGCTCGGTGGCCTTGGTGAGCTTCGAGCCTTCAGCCGGCGTGCTGCTCACGAGCTTCGGGCCGTTGTTGTTGAAGATCACCGTGCGGGTGATGCGCTTGCCACCCGTGGTCACGGCAGAGACGGTGTGCGCACCGTCGGGATACTTCGCAGTGTCGAGCGACAGGGCGAGGCCGGTCGTCGACGAATCGAGATCGAACTCAAAGGTGGCCTCGCGAAGCTTCTTAGAGTTCACGTCGCAGTTACCGTCGCCCATGGCGTACTTGTCCTTGATATCGACGGGGGTGACGCTGCCCTTGGGGAACTCCAGACCAATCTTGGTCAGGTCGAAGTCGTCGTGGTTCGTGCCGCAGCCGGCCTGAATCGTGCCGGTGACCATCGTGATCTTGTTACGGCCGGGCTTCAAGTACGCGTTCGGAATCTCGATGGCAACGTCTTCATCGGCGTAGTTGCGGTCGGTCAGCGGGTAGCGGATGTCGTTGAAGTACAAGGTGTTCCCGTAACGGGCCTCGCTCGAGTTCTTGCCAATGTGGAACTTGAACTTCGACGTCCCCTCACCCATCGTCTCGATGGCATCGACGGGTTTGCCGTCCAGCTCGTACCGGTCGACGGGTTCGCTACCCTCGCGAGGGATGTCGTAGAAGATCGTCTGCGCGTGAGCGATGTCGCCATCCTTGACATTCAGATCGGGGGTGCCGGGCTCACCGTTGTTCACAATGATGGTGTGCTCGGTCTGACCACCCTGGGCGGTCTTGGCGAGCAGCGTGTGCTCGCCATCTGTGAGCGTGGTGGTGTCCAGCTCAGTGTTCAAACCGACGGTGGCGTTGGGGTCGTCGCCCAGGATGAAGGCGACGTCGAGTTCCTTCAGCGAGGTGGAGTTGGGGTTACACAGGCCATCGCCCATGTTGTAGCTGATCTTATTGCTCTCCGCCGGTTTCGACGGGCCGCCGGTGACGAGTTCCATATCGAAAATCTCGAAGTCGTCATAGTTCAAGCCGCAGCTCTCGTTGAGGGCACCCACCTGCAGATGCACGGTGTTCTCGCCCTTCTTCAGCCACGCGTTCGGCACCTCAACGTCGTAGGTGGAGCTTACGTACACGGGGTCCGAGAGATCGATGCGCTGATCCTTCTTGCCGTTGATCGTGAAGTAGCTCCCGAAGCGGCCCTCAATGGAGTTATCGCCCACGCTGAAGCGCAGCTTCGACGAGCCGGCGTCAGCCTTCGCGTCGAGCTTGTCACCATCGACGGTGATCGACGTCACCTTGTCGCCCCGAGTCGTGGGGAACGATTCGACGGGGACACTGCCGGAAACAGTGGCGCCGTCCTCGGGCGTGAGGGTGGGTTCAGAGGCTGCACTCGCCGGCGTGGGCGAGATCAACAGCGTCGAAGCTGTGAGCGCCACAGCGGTCAGCGCGCTGAGCATTCTGGAGGTGGCCATGAACTTCCTTCCAAGGATAAACGACAACAGCCGGCCTCGAATTAACCAGCAGCTCAGGTCACTCGCTAGCTCAGAAGTGACAGTTCGCTCACTGTTCACCAAGTGTTCTTTTGCCTTGCCAAACGAATACCGGGACGAGTTCGTTCACCCCGACTCATCACTGCGTGGCAGGTGCTTCGTCGTGCAGCGCGCGCTCGCGGGCGTGCTTCGGATCCTTGATCGGAATGAGCGCGACGAGCCCCAGCCCCAGTACGACGACGATGCCCAAAATGCCCGCGTACTGCACCGATTCTTCATTGCCGCCGCTCAGCATGATCACGAGTGAAATGGACACCGCCCACGCCGTCGACGACAGGAAGCTCACGGCACGACCCGTCGTCGCATACAAGCCGAAAATCTCACCCGTCTGTCCCTCGGGCGCGAGCCGCGCGAGGTAGGAGCGCGACGCCGACTGCGCCGGCCCGACGAACAACGTCAGCAGCAGTCCGCACACCCAGAACACGATCTTCCCCTGCGCGTGCAGGAAGAACACCAGCAGCCCCAGCACCACCATCGACACCAGTGAGAACGTGATCACAGCCTTCGGCCCGAGCTTGTCGTCGAGCATGCCGAACAGCAGCGTCGAGAGCCCCGCGACGAGGTTGGCGGCCACGCCGAAAATTAGCACCTCGGTGAACTCGAACTGGAACGTGCCTTGGGCGAGAATGGCGCCGAACGTAAACACACCAGCCAAGCCGTCGCGGAACACCGCGGATGCGACGAGGAAGTACAGCGTCGCGCGTGAGCTGTGCCACAGCCGCTTGATCGACCGGCCCAGCTCCACATACGCACCCACCACACCGACGCGCTCCTGCGGCGTGGCCGGTTTGCGGTCTTTCAGCATGACGAAGATCGGGATGGAAAACACCACTGTCCACAGGCCGCACAGCAGCATCGCGGTGCGGATCCCGTCGGGTTTGGTCACCGGCAAGGTGGCGACGATGAGCACCATGATGGTGATGCCACCCAAGTACCCCATGCCCCAGCCAAGCCCCGAGACGCGCCCCACGTTCTCGGGCGTCGAGACCCGATCGATGGCCGAGTAGTAGTTGACGTTCGCGATTTCTGCGACGATGTTGCCCACCCCCAGCAGCGCCACGCCGAGCCAGAAATACTCCGGCGACGGAGCGACGAACCACAGTGACGCCGAGATCACCGCGAGGAGCACCGTCGTGATGAGGAGGTTGCGCATGCGATGGCCGGAACGGTCGGAGCCTTGGCCCAATACCGGCGCGAGCAGCGCGATGAGCACACCGACGGCGGCCATCGCCCAGCCGTAATCGATGGAGAGTTTGTCGGTGTCGGCACCGAACGCAGAGCTCGTGATGTAGACGCCAAACACGAAGGTGGTGATCACCGTCGCGAAGGGCTGCGTCGCCCAATCCCACAATGCCCACGACACCACTTTGGCTTTGCTAGCTTTCGTGGAGCGCAGCGCTTCCCCTGGAACCATCTCGGTATTCGTCAAAACTTCCGGCACCCGCAACACGCTAACCCGTCCAGATGAACAATGGGTGAAGTCAGGGGAACTCCGCGCACCAAGGTGGGGCAGCCTTCAACCAACGCCTTTCTGGAAGCCCCCAGTGGCGCTAGTATCGGTGCGAACCAAGCCCCAGACGGCGCCATCGATGCTGCTGAACTCCAAGAAGGGAATGACAGATGACCAACGCGGTCCTGAAAATCGACGAAACCGAGGTAGAACTGCCGGTAGTAGAGGCCACCGACGGCAGTAGCGGCGTCAACATCGGAAAGGTGCTCGCCGAGACCGGCTACACCACGCTCGACACCGGGTTCGTCAACACCGCTTCGTGCCAGTCGTCTATTACCTACATCGACGGCGCCAACGGTGTGCTGCGCTACCGCGGGTACCCCATCGAGCAGCTCGCGGAGAAGTCGAGCTTCCTCGAAGTGTCGTACCTCCTGCTGTACGGCGAGCTGCCCACCAAGGAGCAGTACGACAAGTTCACTGAAGAAGTACACGACCGCATGATGCTCGACGAGCGCCTGCGCGAGCTGTACCGCTCGTTCCCGCGCGGCGCCCACCCGATGATGGTGCTCTCCGCCGGCATCATGGCGCTCGGTGCCTACAACCGCAAGTACGTCGACCCCCACAACCCCGAGCACGTGCATGAAGCGTCGATGCGTCTCCTCGGCTCCATGCCGGCGCTGGCCGCGTCGGCCTACAAGTCGTCGGTGGGCGAGCCCTTCCTCTACCCGAAGAAGAAACTCGGCTACGTCGAGAACTACCTGCGACTGTCGTTCGGTACCCCCATGGAAGAGTACGAGATCGACCCGGCCATCGTGAGCGCGTTCGAGACGCTGTTCATCCTGCACGCCGACCACGAGCAGAACTGCTCCACCGCGACGGTGCGCATGGTGGGTTCCTCCGACGCGAACCTCTACGCGTCGATTTCTTCCGGTGTCAACGCGCTGTCGGGCCCGCTGCACGGCGGCGCCAACCAGGCTGTGCTCGAGATGCTCGCGAACATCCGTGACAACGGCATGGACATCAAGGACTTCGTCGCCAAAGTGAAGGATAAGAAGTCGGGCGTGAAGCTCATGGGCTTCGGGCACCGCGTGTACAAGAACTACGACCCGCGCGCAAAGATCATCAAGGGCCACGCCGACCGCCTCCTGCGCGGCTCGGGCCAAAACAACGCGCTGCTCGACATGGCGCTCGAGCTCGAAGAAGCCGCGCTGAACGACGAGTACTTCATCGAGCGCAAGCTCTACCCGAACGTCGACTTCTACACCGGCCTCATCTATGAGGCCATGGGCTTCCCGGCGCAGTATTTCACCGCACTCTTCGCGCTCGGCCGTCTCCCCGGCTGGATCGCCCAGTGGCAGGAAGAGCACGCCGACCCGGCCCGCAAGATCGGCCGCCCGCGCCAGGTCTACATCGGTGCCGGCGAGCGCGACTACGTACCTCTGGACCAGCGCTGATCGAGTTCCCTTCGCGACGACGCCCCTCGGCTCCCGGCCGGGGGGCGTCGTCGTTGCGCGGTCGGGGCGCTGGGCGGGTGCCCGCGCTGGGGCGGGGGCGTCGTCGGTGCATTTGCCACTGGTAGGTACATCCACCAGTAGTAGATTCTCCGCCCCGGACACGCCAGGTGGCCGCCCCCGGAGGGACGGCCACCCGTTGGTGCCGACTGGCGTCAGCGGCCGGTCTGCGGTAGGCCCGGCCTCGGCTTGCCGGGCCTACCCGGGTCGGATGGCGACGGCATTGCTGTCGGCGTCACCGTTGGGCCCTGCGTGGGCTGCACCGTCGGCGTGCCCGTGGGCGCCGCCGTCGGCGCTGGATCGGTCGGCTCACCCGTCGGAGCGGGGCCCGTCGGGGCAGGATTGGTCGGCTGATCCGTCGGTTCCTCCGACGGCCCATCACCGGCGACGACCCGCCCGATCGCAGCGCGGGCCAGCTCCTGACCCGACACCGCGTCGCGGGCCACCGCGACAACCTCGTACGAGCCGTCGGCCGAGTACGAGTGCGACGCCTCGGCGGTCGCCTGCGTGGAGTCGCCCCACAGGTACTCGACGCGGACACGCTCACCGCCAGCCAACGGTGCCCCGGTCAGCGACGCCTTCGCCGTGACCGCAGCCCCGGCCGCCACCTTCTCCGCCGAGACGGAACCCTCGACGACACGCTTCGGGTACGCGGGCGCGTCGTTCTGGCCGCCGACGACCGACCCGGTCGTCGCCGCCACGGGCACCACCTTCACGTCCTCCGGCCCGGCACCAGCACTCTTCGCCGCGACGGCGAGCGTGAGGCGGTTGGTGCCGCGCAGGTTGAGGAACTGCGCCGGGATCGTGAACCTCGTCTGCGGACCGATGTCACCGATGTAGACGCCGGTGTTCCAGCCGTTGACGAAGATCGTCACCTGCGAGTGGTCGTTACGGATGCCGCCGCGCGGGGTGATCTGCACCTCGTACGCCTGATCCTGACCCTGCGGAACGTCGAGCGTGAAGTCCGTGGCGTACCACTGGAGTCCGCCCTCGTCGGACGCAAACGTCGTCGCCTTCGCCCAGTCACCGGTCGGGTATCCGGGCAGGTGCCAGCCTGCGCGCTCACCGTACAGGCCGCCGTTGTTGTACATCGTGCGGGCCGGGTCGGTCTTCCCGACGGGGTCCTGCGCCCCCTGGATGCGCCAAGTGACGGGCCCCGTCGAGTTGAGGCTCGCGTCGTACAGGCCGCGGTTCTGCCGGGAGAGGCCGTCGTCGGACCAGTCGAGGTTCTGGCCGAGGTTGTGCACGAGCACGGCCAGCTCCACCTGTTCGCCCGCGCTCACCGGCAGCGTCAGCGACTTCGACGAGCCGTCGGCCGCCACCGCGCCGACGTACTTCCCGTTTGCCCACACTTGCAGGAACGCTGGGTTGCGCCCGTGGCCCGGCACGCCGGAGCCGCCGTTGCCCTTGAGGCTGATGGTCGGGCCGGCCGCCTTGTAGCTGGCGCGGTACCACACGTCGCCCTCGAAGAACCCGTAGTGGTTGGAGTCGAGCACGATGCCCTGCTGCGGGCCGGGGCCCTGTCGGGCGTTGTCGGCCTTCGTCGAGTCGGCCACCTTCCAGCCGCTGACGTCGAACGTCGGGTCCGCCTCGGGGGCGCCGACGGCCGTCCGCCACTCGAGCGTCGGGGTCGCCACCTGCTCGGGGCCGGGCACCGCACCAGTCGACGCGGTCCCGTTCCAGGTCCACTGGTCCACACCGTCGGCGACGACGCGCAGCGTGCCCGCCTTGGCCATGGAGCCGGTGAGGTGGAGCGTCGTGCCGTCGTACTTGGCGCCCCGCACGAGGTGCGCCCCCTCGACGGTGACCGGCCGGTTGCCGTCGAACACCTGCCAGACGTCGGCCGCGAACTCACGCGAGACCGCCCGCAGAACGAGCGGCTTGCCGTCGCCCTTCACAACGATGTCCTTCGGCTGGGCGGCGGTGGTCCAGGCCAGCAGCAGCTCGCCCTTCTCGGCGTTCCACGTCTTCGTCACGCCCGCGGGCGCCTCGACGATGGGCTCCGACTTCGCCCGGAGCACGATCTCGGCCGGGTCGCCGTCGACGCCCATGAGGTACTGCACGACGCCCTTGGCGGTGGGCTGTGGAGCCGCGAAGAGCTGCGCGGTGCTGTAGCCGACGCGGTTGCCGGCGAGGTCGAAGTTGACCGCCAGCGCGATCGCATCGCGCCCGTGGACGTGCAGCTTGGCGCCCTGGGTCTGCGGGACGCGCGCCCAGCCGACCTCGTGCTGCTGCCCGCCGCCCAGGCTGTCGGCGTTCGGGTGGACGCGCACGGCATCGAGGCTCACGAACGTCCCGCTCGAGCCCTCGAACGACTCGCCCGTCACCACGACGCGCACCGTGTGCTCGCCCTGCGCGAGGTCCTTCTTGCTGAAGACCACCTGCTGCGGGTTCGCCGTCGTCGTGGTCTGCTCCTGCGTGCGGCCCACGAGGGTGCCGTCGACGTACACCTCGGCCGGCCCGTGGTTTTCGGAGAACGGCGCGATGAGGTCGAAGCCGACGCCGGTGAACTTGAACGTGTACTCGTCGCCCTTGCGGGCGCTGAACGTCTCGTCACCGCCGATGTCGCCGGCGGTCCACGCCTTCCCGCTGGCGTGCTCCCAGCCGTCGCCGAAGGTGACGAAGCCCGACGAGTCGTTGTGCACCTTCGCTGCGTTCGGGTCGGGGGCGCCGGCGATCTGGAACGCGTCGACGGAGACCTTCGTACCTCCCGACGGGTCCGCCTGCTCCCCCAGCGCGGTCACCGTGATCGTGTGCTCGCCCGGCGCGAGGTCCTGCACGTCGGCGAGGACCACCTGCGACGGCTTGTTCTGGTTGCTGGACACCCAGGCGTGGGCCACCTCGGCGGGGCGGTCGTCGACCTGCACCCGCACCTTGCCGAAGTCCGTGCCGGAGGCGGACAGGTACTTGACCCCCGTGCCGGTGAACGTCAGCGTCGCGGAGGCGCCCTTCGCCGTCGCGGTGCGGACGGTGCCGCCCGACGCGGTGGTGTCCGCCTGCTCGCTCCACTCGCCCGAGTAGCTGATCGCGGCGTCGCCGTCCTCGACGACGACCGGCTTCGTCCCTGCGTCCTCCGAGTCCAGCCACAGCGAGGTGGTGAACGACGTCTCGGCCGTGCTGTTGCTGTCCGCCAGGCGGAAGGCGACGAAGCGCTCCGCCTCCGTGCCCCCGCTGGCCGCGATCCGCTGGTACCCCTTCACTGCGCCGCCGGAGTGCTCGGCGAGGGCGGGGGCCCCGGCCGGATCCATGGCCGCGAGTGCGGGGAGGGCACGGTGGAAGTAGCCTGCCTCCTTCTGGGCGGCGAGTTTGCCGGTGATGGCCCGGGACTCGGCGAGGGCCGCGCCGTAGTCGTAACTGGTGAAGCCCGACGCGGGGGCGCCGGTCCAGCCCCAGTTGGTGCCGCCGTGGGTCATGTAGTAGCTGAACGCCGTCACACCGTTGGCCATGCCCATGACGCTCCACTGGCGCGTGTAGGCCGCGTCGGTGAACTTCGCGCACTGCTCGGGTGTGAACGACGCCCCCCACGGGGTGAACGCGCCGCCCTGCGACTCCGCGATCATGTGCGGGGTGTCGGGCGCGAACTGCCGGAACTGGTCCTCGCCGTCGGGGAGCTGGTTGCGTGGCGCGCTGCAGTTGAAGCCGAGCGGGTAGACGTCGCTGGCATAGAAGTCGGTGCCGTACTTGTCGACGTCCTTGAACCGGCCGGCCGTGTTCCAGTCGTTGTGGAACAGCGGCACGTCGATCCCGTCGGCCTTCACCACGTCGACGAGCGCCTTCAGGAACTCCTCGTAGCGGGGCTGCTGCGCGATGATCTCGTTCTCGACCTGGTAGAGGAAGACCGAGCCGCCGCCGTCGGTGACGAGGTGCTTCTTCGCGATCTTGTTGAACGCGTTCAGCCACGCCTTCGACGCCTGGAGATTCTCGACGCTCCGCAGCGACGCGTGGCCTTTGTTGGCGAGCCACGCGGGTAGGCCTCCCATGGAGATCTCGGCGTTGACGTACGGCCCGGGGCGGGCGATGACGAAGAGCCCCTCTTCCTCGGCCATGGTGAGCAGCTTGTCGATGTCCTTGATGCCGGAGAAGTCGAACTGGCCGCCCTCCTCACTCTGGTGAAGGCCCCAGAAGAAGTACAGCGAGACGGCGTTGAAACCGGACGCCTTGATCTTCTGGAGGACGTCGCGCCACGCGTCGGGCGACGGGAGGCGCCAGTAGTGGAACTCGCCGGAGTACACGTTGAGGCGCTGGCCGTCGATCTTGAAGCTGTACTTGTCGAACGTGACCTTGTGGGGTTTGCCGTCGCCGATGAGGGTGGCGGGCTCGGACTGCGACGACGCAGCCGGCCCCAGCGCGGCCCCGGCCGGAGGAGCGACCGCGGGGAGGAGCCCCGACGTGGCGAGCAGCGCCGCCGCACCGAGGGTCGATACCACCCCCTTCGCGAGGGATTTCGAGCGCAAGAGGGACAAGGCCCTGCTCCTTTCGATTCGGAGGGTCTGTGTGGGTTGCGGTGTTCGGTTGTGGTGATCCGTCATGGGGGTCGCTGCTCGCGGCTACTTCACCGAGCCGCTCATGAGGCCGCTCACGAAGTAGCGTCCGAGCAGGATGTAGACGAGCAGGGTGGGCAGCGAGGCGACGAGCACGCCCGCCATCATGCGGGAGTAGTCGGGGTTCTGCGCCGACGCGAGCTCCTGGAGCGCAAACGTCACCGGGCCGGTGTTGCGGTCGGTGAGGAACAGCGCAAACAGGAAGTCGTTCCACGCCGACGTGAACTGCCAGATGAGCGTCACAACGAACGCAGGCGCGCTGACCGGGAGCACGATCGACGCGAACGTTCGCAGCATGCCGGCGCCGTCGACGCGGGCCGCCTCGATGATGTCGCTCGGGACGGCCGTGGCGTAGTAGTTGCGGAAGATCAGCGTACAGATCGGAATGCCGTAGATGACGTGCACGAGGATCAGCGTCGGGATGCCCACCATGAACGGGGCGCCGACGTTCATCTGGATCATGATCTTCTGCAGCGGAATCATGACGG is a genomic window containing:
- a CDS encoding MFS transporter; the encoded protein is MPEVLTNTEMVPGEALRSTKASKAKVVSWALWDWATQPFATVITTFVFGVYITSSAFGADTDKLSIDYGWAMAAVGVLIALLAPVLGQGSDRSGHRMRNLLITTVLLAVISASLWFVAPSPEYFWLGVALLGVGNIVAEIANVNYYSAIDRVSTPENVGRVSGLGWGMGYLGGITIMVLIVATLPVTKPDGIRTAMLLCGLWTVVFSIPIFVMLKDRKPATPQERVGVVGAYVELGRSIKRLWHSSRATLYFLVASAVFRDGLAGVFTFGAILAQGTFQFEFTEVLIFGVAANLVAGLSTLLFGMLDDKLGPKAVITFSLVSMVVLGLLVFFLHAQGKIVFWVCGLLLTLFVGPAQSASRSYLARLAPEGQTGEIFGLYATTGRAVSFLSSTAWAVSISLVIMLSGGNEESVQYAGILGIVVVLGLGLVALIPIKDPKHARERALHDEAPATQ
- a CDS encoding citrate synthase, encoding MTNAVLKIDETEVELPVVEATDGSSGVNIGKVLAETGYTTLDTGFVNTASCQSSITYIDGANGVLRYRGYPIEQLAEKSSFLEVSYLLLYGELPTKEQYDKFTEEVHDRMMLDERLRELYRSFPRGAHPMMVLSAGIMALGAYNRKYVDPHNPEHVHEASMRLLGSMPALAASAYKSSVGEPFLYPKKKLGYVENYLRLSFGTPMEEYEIDPAIVSAFETLFILHADHEQNCSTATVRMVGSSDANLYASISSGVNALSGPLHGGANQAVLEMLANIRDNGMDIKDFVAKVKDKKSGVKLMGFGHRVYKNYDPRAKIIKGHADRLLRGSGQNNALLDMALELEEAALNDEYFIERKLYPNVDFYTGLIYEAMGFPAQYFTALFALGRLPGWIAQWQEEHADPARKIGRPRQVYIGAGERDYVPLDQR
- a CDS encoding beta-galactosidase, with amino-acid sequence MSLLRSKSLAKGVVSTLGAAALLATSGLLPAVAPPAGAALGPAASSQSEPATLIGDGKPHKVTFDKYSFKIDGQRLNVYSGEFHYWRLPSPDAWRDVLQKIKASGFNAVSLYFFWGLHQSEEGGQFDFSGIKDIDKLLTMAEEEGLFVIARPGPYVNAEISMGGLPAWLANKGHASLRSVENLQASKAWLNAFNKIAKKHLVTDGGGSVFLYQVENEIIAQQPRYEEFLKALVDVVKADGIDVPLFHNDWNTAGRFKDVDKYGTDFYASDVYPLGFNCSAPRNQLPDGEDQFRQFAPDTPHMIAESQGGAFTPWGASFTPEQCAKFTDAAYTRQWSVMGMANGVTAFSYYMTHGGTNWGWTGAPASGFTSYDYGAALAESRAITGKLAAQKEAGYFHRALPALAAMDPAGAPALAEHSGGAVKGYQRIAASGGTEAERFVAFRLADSNSTAETSFTTSLWLDSEDAGTKPVVVEDGDAAISYSGEWSEQADTTASGGTVRTATAKGASATLTFTGTGVKYLSASGTDFGKVRVQVDDRPAEVAHAWVSSNQNKPSQVVLADVQDLAPGEHTITVTALGEQADPSGGTKVSVDAFQIAGAPDPNAAKVHNDSSGFVTFGDGWEHASGKAWTAGDIGGDETFSARKGDEYTFKFTGVGFDLIAPFSENHGPAEVYVDGTLVGRTQEQTTTTANPQQVVFSKKDLAQGEHTVRVVVTGESFEGSSGTFVSLDAVRVHPNADSLGGGQQHEVGWARVPQTQGAKLHVHGRDAIALAVNFDLAGNRVGYSTAQLFAAPQPTAKGVVQYLMGVDGDPAEIVLRAKSEPIVEAPAGVTKTWNAEKGELLLAWTTAAQPKDIVVKGDGKPLVLRAVSREFAADVWQVFDGNRPVTVEGAHLVRGAKYDGTTLHLTGSMAKAGTLRVVADGVDQWTWNGTASTGAVPGPEQVATPTLEWRTAVGAPEADPTFDVSGWKVADSTKADNARQGPGPQQGIVLDSNHYGFFEGDVWYRASYKAAGPTISLKGNGGSGVPGHGRNPAFLQVWANGKYVGAVAADGSSKSLTLPVSAGEQVELAVLVHNLGQNLDWSDDGLSRQNRGLYDASLNSTGPVTWRIQGAQDPVGKTDPARTMYNNGGLYGERAGWHLPGYPTGDWAKATTFASDEGGLQWYATDFTLDVPQGQDQAYEVQITPRGGIRNDHSQVTIFVNGWNTGVYIGDIGPQTRFTIPAQFLNLRGTNRLTLAVAAKSAGAGPEDVKVVPVAATTGSVVGGQNDAPAYPKRVVEGSVSAEKVAAGAAVTAKASLTGAPLAGGERVRVEYLWGDSTQATAEASHSYSADGSYEVVAVARDAVSGQELARAAIGRVVAGDGPSEEPTDQPTNPAPTGPAPTGEPTDPAPTAAPTGTPTVQPTQGPTVTPTAMPSPSDPGRPGKPRPGLPQTGR
- a CDS encoding carbohydrate ABC transporter permease; this encodes MTAAVIERVPPAPTRRRRATGGAIAWRTVRMALLILFVALVLMPIYVVLVTSFKAPGDFRVAEAWNLPAKLDVHGWKAAWEALAPALGRSVVMALSAAIISSFLGSMNGFVFSKWRFPGANVIFTMFLFGMFIPYQAVMIPLQKIMIQMNVGAPFMVGIPTLILVHVIYGIPICTLIFRNYYATAVPSDIIEAARVDGAGMLRTFASIVLPVSAPAFVVTLIWQFTSAWNDFLFALFLTDRNTGPVTFALQELASAQNPDYSRMMAGVLVASLPTLLVYILLGRYFVSGLMSGSVK